CTGCGCCACTCTGCCTCGAACTCGAGCATGCGGAGCTCGAACGCCCGCGCCGCCGAGAGGTGATTCTCGCTGATGTAGTTGACCGTGCCCTGGACCAGGTCGGGGTCGTCGAGCATGAGGATCTGCGGCTCGAAAATCTGCGCTTCCACCGCTCCCAGCCGCTCCGCCGTCTGCCTCTGGACCTCGCGAATCCGGGTCTTGGCCCATTCCCGTGCCTCCTGGAATCGCTCGATCTCGCTCGCTATGGCCTCCGGCGCCACGGTCGCCTGCGGAATGCGCGGGACCTCCAAGCGCAGCACGTAAGCCGGCCCCATCACGATGCCCGGAGACGCGGGAATGCCATCACGGATCAGGCTCACGCCTCCCCCTCTCCGAACTGACGCGCTACCAGCGCCGCTAACTGCTCGACCGCCGCCGCCGCATCCTCGCCGCTGGCCCAGATGGTGATCTCGCTGCCGCATTCCGCGGCCAGCATCATGACCCCCATGATGCTCTTGCCATTCACTTCGAGTTCGTCTTTCCGCACCCGGATCTCCGACTGAAAGCGGTTGGCCAGCTTGATGAACTCGGCTGCCGGCCGGGCGTGCAGGCCGTATTTGTTCTGGATGCATACGCGGCGTTCGTGGGCCAGAGAAGCCGCGCTCATGGCAGCATCTTCAGCGCCAGTCCCACGATGCCGAGCAGCGCGAGCAAGGCGATCATGGGCGTGCGGATCGCGCTGCCGTAACGCAGCCCTGCGACGGCAGCGAGGCCGGCCAGCGCGATCCAGGGGAGCGGCAGCACCGTTCCCACCACCTTCCCCGCCGCTGCGAGTGGCAGCACCAGTCCGACGAGGAAAGCGCCCAGCAGGTCCAGCCAGCGCTGGGCGGGCCCGAGTGGCGAGTGCCGCAGCCGTTCGCCCACGCCTATGCCCTCGCGCAGTCCGAGGCGCAGAGCCCAAGCTCGCAACAGCACGTGCCCCGAGTTGTAGATGATCAAGAACCCGAACACCGCCACCCACCAAGGCGCGCCCGCAAAGAGCAGCGCCAGAGCTGCCAGCACGCAGACCGGCCGCCAGCCTGCCCAGACCAGCCGGTCCCCCAGGGTGCCGAGCGATCCGCGCACTGCGGTCTTGAAACGCTCGACCACGGCCGGGTCCTCTCGCTCCGCTTCGAGCGTGGCTACCGCGCCGAGGGCCACGGGGGCCAGGTAAGGGTGACTGTTGAACAGGCGGCTGTGGCGCTCGAGCGCTTCTGCCAGAAGCTGCGGCTCGTTGCGGTAGATTACGCGCAGCGCGGGCAGAAGGGCAAACGCGAAGCCGGTGCCGAGCAAGGTCCGGTAATTCCATGATCCCTGGATCGCGAAGGAGCGCAGGAAGACAACGAGCCGCACCCCGGTGCCCAGCCGCATTAGCGGACCAGTAGCAGGATGGACCCGCACAACAGGCCCAGCAGCACGGCGATGCGACGCTCGCCCCACCCGCCAAACAGGGGCAGCGTGGCGGCCAGCATGGCGGTTCCCGTGACGGCCAGCGTGCCCACCGCCCAGGAGCCCTCCAGCTCCCAAAGGCCGCTGAGGTGCCGGAGCAACGCTACCCCGACTGCCGCACCAGCCAGCGTCACCGCGGCGCCGCGCAGCAAGTCGAGGCCCATGGCCAGCAGGTGACGGCGCTCGAGCTGCCGGGGCGCGGCCGCGGGCGTGTGGTCGAGCACGTTCCCGACCACACGTTCGTTCAGGCGCCTCACCTGATGGACGGCCAACCCGGCGAGGCGCTCCCAGCCCAGACCGACCAGCACGGCAAACAGGAGCAATACGGGATCGGGCACCGCAGCCCCACTCTGGATGTGCGCGGCCGTAGCCGCAATGGCTGCCGTGCCCGCCTCCGGATAGCGAGCTGCGCCGACGGGCAGGATGAGCAGCGCCGAGGCCTCGAGCAGGACACCCACGGCCACACCGATGCCCGGATGCCCCAGGAGCAGGCCCGTGAGCGACGCGGCGACGAGGGGTCGCGAAATCATGATCTGCGGGAACGAGGTCGCGTCCAGTCCGACGACGCCACCGAGGAGCGCTACAGCCAGCCAGCTCATTCGCGGATGTCCTTCTGCCTGAGGAGCTGCAGCAGCTCGATGCGCCGGGAGCCGGGCAGGTCCCGCGCCGTGCTGACCACGCCCTCCTCAGCCAGGCGCAAGACCTCTCGCTCTTCCTCGCCGCTCAAATAAAGGTAGGGGAGCACGGCGCGCCGGCCGGGGGCGTAGTGGATCCCCCCGACATTCACTTCCGCACCCCGGAGCAGGCCGCCCTCCGCCAGCCGCCGCATGGTACCTAAGTCCCGCGTCAACAGGATCACGCGGTCCGCGTGCTGCTGCCAATCCTGCAGGTGGCGGCGCGCCGTTTCCACGTCCTCGAAGTCCGTGGCCAGATTCGGCGGCAGCCCGAGCCCGTACAGCTCCTGCTCCCACGAGGATTGCGCCAGCTCGTCGTCGACTATCACGATACGATGGGGGTGCAGCGCCATACCCCAGCCCACCACCACCTGCCCGTGGATGAGGCGCTCATCCACTCGATATAGCACGATGGGCATCTCTCTCCAGCTCGGCCGGCGCGCAGCAGATCGTGTTGCGCCCTCTGCTCAGCAGGCGGGGCACGAGTTCGGTGAGGGGGAGCTCGCGGTGCGTCACGAACTCGAGGAGCACAGGCAGGTTCACGCCGGAGATCACGACTACGCCCGGATGCTCGAGGCCGAGGCGCCGGGCGGCGAAGCCACAACTGCCGCTCTGCAGGTCGGTGAACAGAATAGTCGGTTCGGGGCCGATCAACTCGCGGATCTGCGCCGCCAGGAGCTCCGGTGAAAGACCCTGATTGCTGACGGCGCCGAGCACCTCGGGCCCCGCGCCGGTGATGCGCTGCGCCGCGTCCACGAGCCCCTGCGCCAGAGAGCCGTGGGCAACGACGATGCCCCGGGCCGGCCGGCCGGGCTCACTCATAGTCCTCCTCGAGGTAATCCCGGACGGGTCGCATAGCCTCGCGCAGTTGCTGGTCGAACAAGGCGGCGGAGTGGATGCCGGAGTATTTCAGGAGGTGATTCATGGCCACCACCTCGGAGATCACGGTGATGTTTTTGCCGGGGTTCAACGGGATGACCACCTTCGGCAACTTGACGCTCAGGATCTCGATCTCCTGGGCCTCGAGGCCCGTGCGGTCGTAGTAGACGCGATCATTCCACTCTTCGAGCTGGACCACGACCTCGATCCGCTTCTGCTGGCGAATCGCCCGGATCCCGAAGAGCGCGGGAATATCAATGATGCCTATGCCGCGGATCTCCATGTGGTGGCGCTGCAGTTCGTGACCCCGACCTAGCAGGATGTCGTTGCCCCGCCGCGTGATGTGCACCAGGTCGTCGGCCACCAGGCGATGCCCGCGCTCGACCAGGTCGAGCACACACTCACTCTTGCCGATGCCGCTCCGGCCCACGAAGAGCAAGCCCACGCCATACACGTCGGCCAGCGATCCATGCATGGTGGTCGCGGGCGCGAACTGCTCCTCGAGGTAGGGTTGGATGCGACGGTAGAAGTCGCCCGTCTTGAGCCTGGACCGGATCAGGGGGATGCCGCGGCGTCGTGCGAGCTCGAGCATGAGGGGCGGGATCTCGAGGCTCTTCGTGACCACAATGGCCGGCATCTCGAGGGCGTAGAAGGTCTCGAGCACGCGCTGCAGCTCGTCGGGCGCCAGCGAGCGGAGAAAGCTGATTTCTGTCTCGCCCAGCACCTGCAGTCGTCCGCGCGGCGAGCGCTTGGTGTAGCCGGC
This region of Gemmatimonadota bacterium genomic DNA includes:
- a CDS encoding PTS system mannose/fructose/sorbose family transporter subunit IID, which translates into the protein MRLGTGVRLVVFLRSFAIQGSWNYRTLLGTGFAFALLPALRVIYRNEPQLLAEALERHSRLFNSHPYLAPVALGAVATLEAEREDPAVVERFKTAVRGSLGTLGDRLVWAGWRPVCVLAALALLFAGAPWWVAVFGFLIIYNSGHVLLRAWALRLGLREGIGVGERLRHSPLGPAQRWLDLLGAFLVGLVLPLAAAGKVVGTVLPLPWIALAGLAAVAGLRYGSAIRTPMIALLALLGIVGLALKMLP
- the hprK gene encoding HPr(Ser) kinase/phosphatase, with the protein product MGKLTVEELLRTKQQTLALELLTDGCSLDRKIEGPNISNPGLILAGYTKRSPRGRLQVLGETEISFLRSLAPDELQRVLETFYALEMPAIVVTKSLEIPPLMLELARRRGIPLIRSRLKTGDFYRRIQPYLEEQFAPATTMHGSLADVYGVGLLFVGRSGIGKSECVLDLVERGHRLVADDLVHITRRGNDILLGRGHELQRHHMEIRGIGIIDIPALFGIRAIRQQKRIEVVVQLEEWNDRVYYDRTGLEAQEIEILSVKLPKVVIPLNPGKNITVISEVVAMNHLLKYSGIHSAALFDQQLREAMRPVRDYLEEDYE
- a CDS encoding PTS sugar transporter subunit IIC, with protein sequence MSWLAVALLGGVVGLDATSFPQIMISRPLVAASLTGLLLGHPGIGVAVGVLLEASALLILPVGAARYPEAGTAAIAATAAHIQSGAAVPDPVLLLFAVLVGLGWERLAGLAVHQVRRLNERVVGNVLDHTPAAAPRQLERRHLLAMGLDLLRGAAVTLAGAAVGVALLRHLSGLWELEGSWAVGTLAVTGTAMLAATLPLFGGWGERRIAVLLGLLCGSILLLVR
- a CDS encoding HPr family phosphocarrier protein — its product is MSAASLAHERRVCIQNKYGLHARPAAEFIKLANRFQSEIRVRKDELEVNGKSIMGVMMLAAECGSEITIWASGEDAAAAVEQLAALVARQFGEGEA
- a CDS encoding PTS sugar transporter subunit IIB, whose amino-acid sequence is MPIVLYRVDERLIHGQVVVGWGMALHPHRIVIVDDELAQSSWEQELYGLGLPPNLATDFEDVETARRHLQDWQQHADRVILLTRDLGTMRRLAEGGLLRGAEVNVGGIHYAPGRRAVLPYLYLSGEEEREVLRLAEEGVVSTARDLPGSRRIELLQLLRQKDIRE